TTGGATGACGAGAGAAACTCCAAACCCCAACATTGCACCACTTCCCTCTGCTTTCAGGAGAATTCTTAAATTTCAGTTTTTGTTGATCTGCCGTAGCTTCAACCACAAGACCAACTAACCAAAGAATCCAACCAATAACATCTGCTGCTCGAGTAGATGGATCTCTGTCACTTGCATTTACAACTGTTACAGGCAAACTCACAGTCCATACCCACACAGCCTGTTACAAAGCTCGCAATGAGAACATGTCAACAGGTTTGTTGAATCTTTTTCGGTTAATTGAAATTAAACTAATGTCAAAATTCAGTAGTAAAATAAACTCCACAATTGTAATAAGATGAAGCGATTATTTAGGGTCCAATATCAAATAACCTGCAATGTCCAGAAAACTGCCAATTTGCCAATATTAGACCGATAGTCGTCGAACCGGCGATCTTCCCCCCACTGTAAGATCCTAATAACATCCAGAAAACCACTTGTCAGCAGCACAGGTAAGAGTGTATTTATAATTGTGTTGTTACTATCAGAATGTAACAAAATTTCAGTTACAAAATTCAATGGTAACTCTGTAAATCATTTTAACATTGTGTTCTCGCCTGTTAAGATGTAGATCAAGCAATTATTACGAATAACAAAACGACACATGAAAGTTGCGACAAAATTCGTAACCATTATATGATCCAATCATTACGATTTTAGATAGAAAGCACATGAAATGGCACAATTGTAACCTTTATCATGGGATTTATGGAAAGTATCAAATAACTAGATAAATCTGCACCTAGTAGTATTCAGGCAAAGAAACATAACACCAACAAATTATGAAGGAAAATGTCCTCGTGCCTGAAGTAATTTCCTTGTTACCTCATTAGTAGAAATAACCCCAAACGGATGCCCCAAATCACCACGAACAACGTCAAGATTATCTGAAAAGTAGAGCAAATCCAGACAATTTGTACCTCAGTGAAAGATCATGGAATTAAAACACAGAGTTGACAACTTATGTATGAACTATCTTGTGTAAACCATGTGAAGGTGTGTCACTAAGTGATGCTTCATATTTTCAACCTAAAGGGAAACCCATTATGGTTACATATAAACTCTGTAGGTGAGAACTATACCTGTCTTAAATTCCATGCTCCTTTGACAACTAAAGTCAATACTGCAATTATAATAAAGTTTGTGCTTCCTGCACGACATAAATAAGTACATAATCCCCCAAAAATGATTAGTAAAACGAACGATAAATTGATTTATAAGAGCGGTTTAAGTTTTCCGATATAATACAAATTTTTATCCATGTTGTATCACACTTAAAACTTGGTATACTACGAGTGCAAGTACAACTAAATAAGATAGCAATTGAATTTTTTCATTGAGAACTTGACTTGGAAACCACGCGATCTATCTGTATGACTATATCTAAGGCCTCCCCTAACAACACAAATCAAGTCTCACACCTCCTTAGAATCCTACTTGAAATAAGTTCCTAACGTCATCAGCCGCTGGAATACAAAGTACATCCAATTTGCTCCCAACCATGGGGAAATTGAGTTCTATTCCGCAGAGTCCACACTAAATTAATTGTGCCCATGTTCCCAACATTGAATTCAGTATAGCAGGCAGCAAGAACCCTCAAACTTTTACAAAGATTTTGTGTTTTTAAGCAAATCCTACGAAATCTTAACCACCTTAtcccaaagaaaataaaagaaaaactgtGCTGTAAGACTCATTTTAATTTTAACATTATATATTCCAAAATAACTTCAAAGAAGATGAAACTTACCAGCAAAATCAGTGATTTTATCAAACTTCAAAAGAGCTGTGATTATGAAGAATATGAACTGATAACCCACCTGTCAATTTCACAAACACATAGTCAGTACTACTATTCTTTCACTAACTAAACAGAGAGATAGAGAGCCAAGAGTTATATATACTTACTGTAACAAGAGCTGTGAGAGCTAAGAAATGGGAATCAAGAACTGTTcccattttagttttttttatagaCCGAAACTGAATTTGGAGGGTAAATTATTATGGGGGATGTTTTTAAACAGGAATTTCAACTCTTTCGCCCACTTTGAAAAATCATATTTGTGCTTTGCTTGTTGACTGATGTGTGGAGTATATTTAAACACGACTCGTTTGTCTAGGCTTGGCTGTCCACGAACCACCTTCTTCTTTCTAATAATCACTCGCTTTCAAAAGTGTGTATACAGTACTTACTTCTTATCAGTTGAATCTGTCCGATTTAACTCGGCCTGCTTCTATTTACCATAAAATCCTGAACTAGTAGATTTACCAAGTTCAGAGACTTCAGTCAGTTTCAATTACAACTCAAAAACCTAAACCACCTCCCAGATTtccaaaaaccctagttcttcCATTTGGGGAAGAGAATCTCAGAATCATCATGTCTACATATCTATGGACGAAATATTCAGAACATGTGTATTCGAAATGGGAGAAAACACTTGTATGGGATATGATTGATCCATATAGAAGACCTAAATCTTTTAAACCACTTATTATGATCTATGTTGCTGCATTTTATACTGGAGTTATTGGTTCTGCATTCACTGAACAACTTTATAAGGAGAAATATTGGGAAGAGGAGCATCCAGGAGAAGCAGTTCCTCTTATGCGGCCAAAGTTCTACTATGGTCCTTGGAAGGTACACAGGGAGGACCACATGCCTAAACAATGAAGTATGGAGATGGAGGTATGCTACCAAAGTCTCCCACTAGC
This genomic stretch from Papaver somniferum cultivar HN1 chromosome 5, ASM357369v1, whole genome shotgun sequence harbors:
- the LOC113282112 gene encoding uncharacterized protein LOC113282112 isoform X1, whose protein sequence is MGTVLDSHFLALTALVTVGYQFIFFIITALLKFDKITDFAGSTNFIIIAVLTLVVKGAWNLRQIILTLFVVIWGIRLGLFLLMRILQWGEDRRFDDYRSNIGKLAVFWTLQAVWVWTVSLPVTVVNASDRDPSTRAADVIGWILWLVGLVVEATADQQKLKFKNSPESRGKWCNVGVWSFSRHPNYFGEILLWWGVFIASTPVLKGAEWLVIFGPIFLTLLLLFVSGIPLLEESANKKFGNVEEYKHYKRTTSPLIPLPPILYANLPGWFKAVFLFEFPFYNKSTPGERLGWDKESLANDGGSKKEH
- the LOC113282112 gene encoding uncharacterized protein LOC113282112 isoform X2, which gives rise to MGTVLDSHFLALTALVTVGYQFIFFIITALLKFDKITDFAGSTNFIIIAVLTLVVKGAWNLRQIILTLFVVIWGIRLGLFLLMRILQWGEDRRFDDYRSNIGKLAVFWTLQAVWVWTVSLPVTVVNASDRDPSTRAADVIGWILWLVGLVVEATADQQKLKFKNSPESRGKWCNVGVWSFSRHPNYFGEILLWWGVFIASTPVLKGAEWLVIFGPIFLTLLLLFVSGIPLLEESANKKFGNVEEYKHYKRTTSPLIPLPPILYANLPGWFKAVFLFEFPFYNKSTPGERLG